The uncultured Carboxylicivirga sp. genomic interval TGGTCGATTCTTCGGATATGCATCCTGATATATGGGTAAAACTGGTAGAGATAATCGAAGAGAATTATACTTTATATGATGGTTTTGTTATTTTGCATGGTACAGATACAATGGCGTATACGGCTAGTGCGTTGAGTTTTATGCTTAATAATCTAAAAAAACCTGTTATTCTTACAGGTAGTCAGTTGCCATTAGGTACAATTCGAACAGATGGTAAGGAAAACTTAATTACAGCATTAGAAATTGCCGCTGCTCAAAAGAACCGACAAGCACTTGTTCCTGAGGTATGTATTTATTTTAATGAAAAGTTATTCAGAGGCAACCGAACCACAAAGTATAATGCAGAGCATTTTAGGGCTTTTCGCTCTGATAATTATCCTCCGTTAGCTGAGGCTGGAATTCATATCAAATACAATTATCCCTATATAAGATACAAAACCATGAGTGGTTCATTTAAAGTATCAAAAAAGATGGATACCAATGTGGCTTTGTTACGAATTTTTCCTGGTATTAACCGTGAGGTGGTTAAGGCTGTGTTAGGAGTGAAAGGGCTTAAGGCTGTTGTGCTTGAGACATACGGATCGGGTAATGCTCCTACTCAAAAGTGGTTTTTAAATGAAGTGGATCAAGCACTGGCTCGAGGTTTGATTATTTTGAATGTGACTCAATGTTTAGCCGGAAGCGTTGAAATGTGGCGATATGAAACAGGAGTGCATCTCCTTGAAATGGGAGTAATAAGTGGGCATGATATGACTACGGAAACAGCCATTACAAAATTAATGTATCTGTTAGCCAACACTAATTCGATAGAGGAGGTTAAAAACAATCTTAATAAATCTTTACAGGGCGAAATATATATATAGAAAGTTTGTAATTGGCATTTTTTTTGTATTTTGCATCCCTGAAAAATTAAAGGATTTTTATCTACTTATTGCTGATAAATTTGAAGCGTAAGGGATAAACAGTATGAATTATTTGAAGTATTAATAAAACTGATACGAATCAAAATTTTTAGCAGACTATGAAAAAGCTATTTGCGTTTTTAGCAGTATTTGGAATGCTGAGTCTAGGTATGAATGCCGTTTATGCTCAGGACGAGGAAA includes:
- a CDS encoding asparaginase; the encoded protein is MEERQVLIIYTGGTIGMVIDPETNTLVPFDFEKVSKQVPELKKFDFNVKSYSFDPLVDSSDMHPDIWVKLVEIIEENYTLYDGFVILHGTDTMAYTASALSFMLNNLKKPVILTGSQLPLGTIRTDGKENLITALEIAAAQKNRQALVPEVCIYFNEKLFRGNRTTKYNAEHFRAFRSDNYPPLAEAGIHIKYNYPYIRYKTMSGSFKVSKKMDTNVALLRIFPGINREVVKAVLGVKGLKAVVLETYGSGNAPTQKWFLNEVDQALARGLIILNVTQCLAGSVEMWRYETGVHLLEMGVISGHDMTTETAITKLMYLLANTNSIEEVKNNLNKSLQGEIYI